The following is a genomic window from Niabella soli DSM 19437.
TCCCAAAACATTTAACCTGGGAGCCGTCATGACCGCTACTTCGTTTGCGGCGCTTACCTATATCGGTTTTGACGGGGTTACCACCCTGGCGGAGGATGTTAAAAATCCGAAAAGAAACATGCTGTTAGCGCCCATACTGGTTTGTTTATTTACCGGACTTTTCAGCATTCTTCAAATATACCTGGCTCAGCGCATCTGGCCGGATTATAATTCATTTCCGAATCTGGAGACTGCTTTTTTTGATGTAGCGGAAAAGGTCGGAGGCCGGTTGTTGTTTAATGCTATTGCTGTTATCTTGTTTATAGCCTGTTTGGGAAGCGGGCTGGCAGGACAGGTAGGTGCGGCACGCCTGCTTTTTGGTATGGGACGGGACGGCGTCATCCCCGGAAAAATATTCTCACACCTCGATAAAAAAAGAGGAACGCCCACCTACAACCTTATTATCATGGGCGCCCTGACCATTATCGGCTCATTGCTTTTGAGTTACCAGGGATCTGCTGAACTGTTGAATTTTGGCGCCTTCATCGCTTTTATGGCTGTAAATATTGCAACTTTTCGTCAATTCTTTTTCCTGCGGAAAGCAGGTGAAAAACGGCGCATTTTTTATGATGCCATTCTTCCGGTTTCAGGGTTTGTTGTTTGCTTTTTAATCTGGATAAGTCTTCCGGCGGCCGCTAAATTAATAGGCGGGATATGGTTCCTCCTGGGATTTATTTACTTAGTTATAAGAACACGCGGGTTAAAACAAAAGCCGGTCATTCTTAATTTTAAAGATAGCTGATTGTATAATTTTAAAGACATGAAGTACGTAACAAAATCTTTGGGCTTGCTGCTATGCTTAATAGTCACACTTGCCATTTCCTGTAAAGACCAGCATCCGGAAAAGCTAAAAGGAGGCGTGGCCTTAATGAATATTACACCTCCCGTTGGCGCCCGGCTGGCCGGACATTTTTATGAAGCATTTTCCACAGGGGTTCACGATTCGATCTGGGCAAAAGCGATCGTACTGGAACAGGGAAATCAAAAGTTCGCCTTTGTTTTCTGTGACCTGATCGGCATAACGCGGGATATCAGCACACAGGCGCGAAAACTGGCAAGCACCGCAACCGAAATTCCGCTTCAAAATATCCTGGTTGCAGCAACGCATAGTCATACGGGACCTTTATTTTATGGTTTTCAGCATACCTATTTTCATAATAAAGCAATTGCGGACGATGGAGTAGATGAGCATGAGAAAGCTGACTATCCTGATTTTTTGATCCATCAAATTGAAAAAGCGGTTGTAAAAGCAAACGAAAGCGTTATGCCCATTTCGATCGAAGCAGGTGTTGGCCGGGAGGATGGACTTTCTTTCAACCGCCGCTATTATATGAAAAACGGAACGGTCCTTTTTAACCCGGGGCCGCTGAATCCCGATATTGTTGGCCCGGCAGGCCCCATTGATCCGGAAGTTGGAATACTGCTGTTGCGTAATGCCGGATCAAAAGACTATATGGGGGGGCTGACGGTTTTTGCCATGCATGCGGACTGCATAGGCGGTACGAAAATGAGCGCAGATTATCCTTATTACCTGGAACAAACCCTCAAAAAAAAGTTTGGCCAGCAATTCTTTTCTGCATTTTCTCTTGGCCCTGCCGGTGATATAAACGATGTAGACATTAAAAAAGATCAGCCGATCTATAGTGATTCGAACACGCAAAAAATCGGCAGCACCTTGGGTCAGGTTGTAATTCAGGCTGTACCGGAACTCAAGAGGATCACCCAACCATCCTTCGCTTCATTTTCATCTAAGATATTAGTGCCCTTGCAGGTCCCTTCCCGTGCACAGATCGATTCTGCGGATGTGCTGATTAACAATCTTTATAAGGTTAGCCAAACCGGCGCCTATATTAGAAATGCCGGAGGAGAATCGGGCGATTTTTTAAAGCGGGTGGAAATGAGTAAATACCTGGCTTTAAAAGATCAGAAGCCGGCGGTTGATGCAGAGGTCCAGGTTTTCAGGATAGATTCCCGGACCGCGATCGTAGGCCTTCCGGGCGAAATTTTTTCCGAACTGGGGCTTGATCTTAAAAAAAGATCTCCTTTTGAAAATACAATTGTAATGACGGTATGTAATGACAGGATCAGTTATATACCAACAATAAAAGCATTTAAAGAAGGGAGCTATGAGGTCACCAATTCAATAATCAAACCCGGTGGGGGTGAAATGCTGGTTGAAACAGCGGTGAAGCTTTTAAAGGAAGCAAAGGACGGGCTTAAATAAACATCTCTGGGTGGCTATTTAAGCTATAGGCTTTAAACATGCAAGGTCTTACGGTATTCACTAGGCGTCATGCTTTTAATTTTTTTGAATTGCCTGTTAAAGTTAGCCAGCGTATTATAGCCGCATTCATAGGCTATTTCAACTACATTGAAATTTTTTTCTCCCAGCAATTTACAGGCATGGCCAATCCGCACAATATTTAAATATTCTACGAACGTGGCCTTGTGGTGTTGTTTAAAAAAATTACAAAAAGCAGTCACGCCCATATTCGCCACTCCTGCAATTTCGTGAAGCGCTATATCATTATTGAAGTTGCGCATGATATAGTCCGTTATCTTGCTGAACCTATCGGAGTAATCGGTGGCTTGTATGGATTGCTCATAGGTAGGGCTCGCCAATAATTCATAATCCCTTGTGCCAGACAAAATATCAAATATGGTGAGGAGAGAGGCCAGGCGCTGCAACCCGTTCTGCCCCCGCATTTTAATCATTAGGGAAGTGATCATTTTACAAGCCTTTCCCCGGATGGCCAGTCCGCGCTTGGACTTCAGTAAAATTTTCCGGAAGGGCTCTATTTCAGGGATATTCAAAAAATGCTGACCGAGAAATTCGGGCACAAACTGAACAACAATGGCTTCAGCGGGAGTGGATGCCTCCCCTTTTACATATACATCGTCATTTACCCAAACATGTGGCAGTGCAGGTCCCATCAGTACCAGGTCTCCCTCCTGGAAATATCCGATATGATCACCCACCATTCTTCTGCCTGTGCTTTTAGTGATCAATACAAGTTCGTACTCGGGATGGTAATGCCAGGGATAGACAAAGTAAGTTCCCTTTTCTTCAAACAGAATAAATGACTTATCAATTTCCTGCGGCAACCGCCACTCGACAGCTTTCATAATGCAATAGTATTAACGTTGAAAATACGAAATTTAATGATGATTTTAGGGGATTAAAAATTGTACCACTGCCTCAATTGGAGTAGATGGGATTTTTATGTAGTAGCTGATTTAGACCCTTTATGGTCGCTCATTTTATAGGCTAAGTTTACGGAGTATGGATAAGGAGTCATAAAACAAAGCCAGGTTAGCCATTAAATTTATTACAATATGTTCCCGTGTAACTTCAGCAAGCGTACATAATAACAAAAATTGATACAGAGGAATGAAATTAAAATTAACAGGGCAATTGTAGGCGCTGGTTTGCCATTTTAATTTCGGCTGAAGTTTACGGCGTTTTTGTTTGCGGGAAGGGTTCTTTTTCATTTTGTTTTATTTTGTACATAAATCTCCACCCACAATAATCGCTATCCTAAATTAAAAGGAGGTAAATTATTACTTGCAGGCGATATTTTAGCTGGCTGATTTATTTATGAAAAGCCCTAAAAATTAACTCTTATGGAGAAAATACGATACAGGGGGGTAGAAGCATAAATCGGTTCAGGAGAATGATGGGCGTTTTTCCATATATTGATTGAGCGGCTCACGAAAATCAGTCGGCTTTTAAATAAGTTGCAAAAGACAATAATGCAACAAGGGCGTATGAGCTTTATGTAGTGGGTGTTTCGTCCGGTAAAAATGGGTAACGCGGGAAACCGGCACGAGGTGTGCCGGATAAGCGTGGAACAACCATTCATAATGAACCGGTATCAAAATTATCATAATGGGCTTATGGATTCTCCTTCATTGTGATCAAAGCAGGCGGGGTGCTCGTTAGCTAAGAGCAATAGCAGGCCTGGCGTTGCTTTCGAAATGGATCGTGCCGATGGCACTCAATTCCCTATATTTGGCTCATTACTTCGGAATTTATTCCGAAGTTACCTGAAGAATGCAAGCCTCTGGCTTTCTGTCACATTGAGCACATGATTAAACTAGTTGAAACCTCCAGTCAGTGAACGTTGAAGAGGCGTAGCTTCGGTTTAATGGGTTAACAAGGAACTTTAGTTTCTTGTTAAAAGCGCGCAACTAAAAGTAGAGAGCCATCGGCTCGGCCTATAAGCTGATCCTGCAGCGATACCCCATCAGTCAATCAGCATCACAAGTATTTTAATAAAATTGATACCGGTTTATTATCACGCTGTCTGGTAAAGCTAATTAAGAAAAAAAAGAGAGGTCAATAGACTTCCCTTTTTGATTAGTTTCTTTGGCAACTTCGTATGCCGGAAACAGATCTTTCTATTGTACTAACCTTACCGTAATATCTTTCTGTTTGCCGTCAACGGTCAGTACAAGGGAGAGAGTGCCTGCGTCATAATTATTAGATGCGTTTTCTTTTAAAGTGATCTCCGGCGCTTTCTGACCATTATAGGGATATAAGATGGTAATGAAGGTTTGTGGTGCATCCGATGTTTTTGCTTTTTCAAAAACAAAGGCAGGGCGTTCTAATTCCTGGCGGTAAGCGTAGGATACTTTTCCTTCCTCCTTTTTTAATACAACCGGCTCTTTATCCAGGTTCCGGATCAGCAGGTTATTGCCATCGCTGAAAGTGGTATATACGCTGTGTTGCTGTTCGTTAAAAACAGGATTGCTGTTTTCTTTGAGCTGAAAATGGACGCCAACAGTTCCCTGATCTTTTCCTGCGGCGCGGTCGATGATCAGGAAATACTTTTGGTCAATAAACAACACAGATCTCCGGTGATTGAGGCCGGGGTAGCTGGGGTTAGTGTACGTAAGAATATCAAGATCTTTTCTTGTTTTCCATTGTTGCAGCGCCGCCTTGGTGATCACCATATTTTCATTGTTCAGCGTTAATGTGCTATGTACGCGGGTTTGCCGGTACCAGTTACGGAGTTTCATGATCGTGGAATCACCGGCATATACATAACAACCCGCATCCGGGGTAAAATTGCGGCCTTTGATCCACAGCTCAAAAGTACCGTTATCCGGCTGGGCATGAAAGGCTCCCGGGGGGCTGGCTTTTAATACCATAACCGTAGAAGTATTGCTCCATCCGTTCCGGAAAGTGTAAAAGCCGGAGGTGGTTAAGCCGTGTGAAAGAAAGGCGGGTGGGTTGCCTTTTTTGCCGTCGGTAGCATAATATTGGATCACTTTATTGTTGGGAAAGGCTTTGGCCCAACTGGTGTAAGACTTCAGCATAGCCGATTTTTCCACCAGCTTGGCATCGCTGAAAACCGGGTAGGTATAATCCGGGAAAGAAAAGTTGATCGTAGCAAGGATCATTTTCTCAACGGTTTCCTTATAACTCGCCGGGAAAACCTGGTCCATACCCGCCTGCTGCGTGGAACGAAGCGCGCTTAGGAAGGTGTTGATCATAGACACATGATAGTTGGGCGACAGCTCCCATTGCACCCCGTCCGGGTATACCTGTTTTTTTATTTCAGCGTTCAGGATCGCCACGCCGCTGTTTCTCCAGGCTTCGGCTCTTTTAAATTCCGGAAAGGAAACCCCTGCAAAAAGCACCCGCTGTGCCTCAAACAGACGGTGATTACCCTGTTCGGCATAGTTGCCCGACAAATAATCAGCCTGTTCATGATAATTGTTAAGGAACTTCATCAGGAACGCTGGGGTGAAGTTGGGCGAATGCACAAATATATTGAAGGTGGGTGCCAGGTTTAAAATACGGTCCGATACCTCCAGCGGGCGCCAGGCGTATTTATCATTCTCCTGAGACAGGCCCTTTGCGTTTTTTTTAGCCCAATCGGTAAACTGGTATATCCATTCTTTTGCATAACGTTCTTCCTTTGTAGCCCGGTATACCAGGGCCATCGATTGCCACCATTTAACCCGGTGCAACTGCCAGCGCACTTCATTGTCCTTCACCGGCCAGTATTGCCAGTTAATGTCCTTACCGTAATAAAAAAAGCCGTAACCCTTATGGGGTTGGAACTTGTGTAACAAGGCGCTGTCGGCTGCGGCGCGGGTAGCTTTATCAATGGATCGGTTCAGGTCCACATCTTCTTCAGCGGCACTAAAATCCGGCTCCCTTTTGTTGCTTTTCTTTTTGTAATACGCCAGCAGGGCGGTTGCGGCGGCGTCATAGTGCTGCGCCTGCACGTCGGCTTTTACCTGCTCCAGTCCGGGATAATCCAGGTTCAGGATGGCAAAGGCCGATTTATCAAGCGCCGGCTGTTGTGTGTTGCCGGTGTAAAAGAACGCCATTAATAGAATAGTGGGTAATATCTTCTTTATGATCATCGTAAATGATTTTAATGTTTATTAGCAAGCCGGTAAGCCGGAAAAGCGGGAAGGTATTATTCTTCAATTACCGCCTCACCGCCTTCCCGGCTATTGGTGAGACAGCTCAACATTAATGAGCGCCTATTGTAGCGGCAACTTAATTTTATTTAATGCGGCATATTTTTTCAACGCTTCAAGATAATAATAGTCGGCATAATCCAGGGGTGTGTCCACCTCAGAATTATATAAAAAGGCGCCCACGCTATGCCTGAGGATGAAAAAATGATTCTCCCCGGGTTTTGCCAGGAAATCATCGGAAGAAAGATTTTTCAGGATCTCTTCGGCATAATCTGCATATTTTTTTCCGTCTTTCACCCGGGTA
Proteins encoded in this region:
- a CDS encoding AraC family transcriptional regulator codes for the protein MKAVEWRLPQEIDKSFILFEEKGTYFVYPWHYHPEYELVLITKSTGRRMVGDHIGYFQEGDLVLMGPALPHVWVNDDVYVKGEASTPAEAIVVQFVPEFLGQHFLNIPEIEPFRKILLKSKRGLAIRGKACKMITSLMIKMRGQNGLQRLASLLTIFDILSGTRDYELLASPTYEQSIQATDYSDRFSKITDYIMRNFNNDIALHEIAGVANMGVTAFCNFFKQHHKATFVEYLNIVRIGHACKLLGEKNFNVVEIAYECGYNTLANFNRQFKKIKSMTPSEYRKTLHV
- the hepC gene encoding heparin-sulfate lyase HepC, producing the protein MIIKKILPTILLMAFFYTGNTQQPALDKSAFAILNLDYPGLEQVKADVQAQHYDAAATALLAYYKKKSNKREPDFSAAEEDVDLNRSIDKATRAAADSALLHKFQPHKGYGFFYYGKDINWQYWPVKDNEVRWQLHRVKWWQSMALVYRATKEERYAKEWIYQFTDWAKKNAKGLSQENDKYAWRPLEVSDRILNLAPTFNIFVHSPNFTPAFLMKFLNNYHEQADYLSGNYAEQGNHRLFEAQRVLFAGVSFPEFKRAEAWRNSGVAILNAEIKKQVYPDGVQWELSPNYHVSMINTFLSALRSTQQAGMDQVFPASYKETVEKMILATINFSFPDYTYPVFSDAKLVEKSAMLKSYTSWAKAFPNNKVIQYYATDGKKGNPPAFLSHGLTTSGFYTFRNGWSNTSTVMVLKASPPGAFHAQPDNGTFELWIKGRNFTPDAGCYVYAGDSTIMKLRNWYRQTRVHSTLTLNNENMVITKAALQQWKTRKDLDILTYTNPSYPGLNHRRSVLFIDQKYFLIIDRAAGKDQGTVGVHFQLKENSNPVFNEQQHSVYTTFSDGNNLLIRNLDKEPVVLKKEEGKVSYAYRQELERPAFVFEKAKTSDAPQTFITILYPYNGQKAPEITLKENASNNYDAGTLSLVLTVDGKQKDITVRLVQ
- a CDS encoding neutral/alkaline non-lysosomal ceramidase N-terminal domain-containing protein, yielding MKYVTKSLGLLLCLIVTLAISCKDQHPEKLKGGVALMNITPPVGARLAGHFYEAFSTGVHDSIWAKAIVLEQGNQKFAFVFCDLIGITRDISTQARKLASTATEIPLQNILVAATHSHTGPLFYGFQHTYFHNKAIADDGVDEHEKADYPDFLIHQIEKAVVKANESVMPISIEAGVGREDGLSFNRRYYMKNGTVLFNPGPLNPDIVGPAGPIDPEVGILLLRNAGSKDYMGGLTVFAMHADCIGGTKMSADYPYYLEQTLKKKFGQQFFSAFSLGPAGDINDVDIKKDQPIYSDSNTQKIGSTLGQVVIQAVPELKRITQPSFASFSSKILVPLQVPSRAQIDSADVLINNLYKVSQTGAYIRNAGGESGDFLKRVEMSKYLALKDQKPAVDAEVQVFRIDSRTAIVGLPGEIFSELGLDLKKRSPFENTIVMTVCNDRISYIPTIKAFKEGSYEVTNSIIKPGGGEMLVETAVKLLKEAKDGLK
- a CDS encoding APC family permease, encoding MNDKIEAQTAKPHLRRVLSLWDLIFYGIVLIQPIAAVGLFGVASKVSGGHMSTTLLIAMVGMILTAISYGRMASLYPSAGSAYTYVGKGLNPYFGFMAGWAMFLDYLIVPVINTIYACLTLQRLVPSIPFVIWVILFVLFITFLNLRGIRTMARSNELMLLVMCLVILAFIVLGIHYVFHDRGWSGLLSYKPFYDPKTFNLGAVMTATSFAALTYIGFDGVTTLAEDVKNPKRNMLLAPILVCLFTGLFSILQIYLAQRIWPDYNSFPNLETAFFDVAEKVGGRLLFNAIAVILFIACLGSGLAGQVGAARLLFGMGRDGVIPGKIFSHLDKKRGTPTYNLIIMGALTIIGSLLLSYQGSAELLNFGAFIAFMAVNIATFRQFFFLRKAGEKRRIFYDAILPVSGFVVCFLIWISLPAAAKLIGGIWFLLGFIYLVIRTRGLKQKPVILNFKDS